The genomic stretch ATCATTAGACCCTAAGTGCTGTTTTTTCATTTCATCTGGCATAAGCATTATAGAATTATAATTTGCATTCCATGTTTCTGAATTTTCATTTATTTCATCCACTTCTTGGTCTATTTCTTCAGGTATTTCATATTTCTCCAGTAAAGACTTAAATTTTTGCTGCGCAGACTCTAAAGCTGCTTTTTGGGCAGATGTAATTTCTATTTTTTGATTTTCATATTGTTTAATTAATCTTTTCTGCTCTATAATATCTTTCCTTGCTTTCGCTAATTCTTTTATATCCTCTTTTGGTAATTTAGATATCTTCTCTTGGTATATCTTTTTGTAGGATTCGGAAGAGAAAGTATTGTCAAATTGAGTTCCTTTAGAAACAGCAGCCTCTCCTGTTTTTTTACAACCGGCTAAAACAAACATTAAGACCAGTAAAAAAATAACTCCAAACAACAACATCTTTTTAGCCATTTTTTCACTTTTTTTGATGAATGTCCTTTTTTAATTATCGTCATATTTAAAACTTGTTGTTTTGCCTGCCGTAGAGCAATATTCTCTCAGGAATCAATATATTATAAAAAATGTACTTCTGTTTATATCATAAACCAATAGACCAGAATATTTGATTTTTGTTTATATTATAAACATAATTATCCTGTACAAGCTGCGCTGTACGTGCTCAGATGCCCGCTGTCAAGCTTGAACCAGCTATAACTGCTCGCAGTTTCATTCACAGTGCAGTAAGGCAAAGTTGAATTGCTGAAATACAAATAATCCACCCCGCTTCTTGCATAGATCGGGATTTCCTGGGCGCTGAACTCCCCTAAATTGACAAGGCTCTCTATCCCGCTTGCATCTGAATTGAATTTTCCCTCCAATCGCATTAAAAAATTAGGAGCTGTTATTGACGCAATGTAGCGCGAATTGAGCAGATGGCCTATCAGCTCAGCATCGCTGAAATAAGTTTCATTTGACCTGGCAATTGTGTTCGTAACCCTTCCATAGCTGTATATATTGTAAAGCGGATCCTCAAACCCCTCAATGCCTATTTTTGTTGTGACATATTTTGCATTGCTCCACTTGGCTGTGTTCCTTTCATCAGCTATATTCAATGTTATGTTAAGGTCAATGCCGACAAACCACGGCTCTTGCTGGTAAATTTTAATTTCATTTACTGTAAAATCCATTATTATGCCTATTTTTCCGGCTTCTGCCTTTATTTTGTTCATCCAGTCAACAAATGTCGAGCCTTCCATGATGTTTATTTCTGTGCCGTTGTAGCTCCCGTTAATCATCAGCTCGCTGAATGCTGAGCTGGCATTTGTTATAAATGCGCCGCGCGTTACAATAAACTGCTCCATCCCGAGTATTGACCTGAATCCTGAAATATAAAGCCCGCGCCCCATGTCCTTGCCAGCATCGTCTATGAAGCTGTTCATTGTGCTTATCCTTGTTTCCACTACTGCCATCCTGTCCCTCAGCTTATATCCGCTGATTATCGAAAAAGAAACTAAAATTAATCCGACAAGCAGAATAGCTATTATTGTGAAAAATATGGCCTTCTTCTTCAATGCCATACTCTCACCTCAACTGTTGTCGGGCCCCATAAGCTTGGAACATTACCTATGCTTATTGTTTCATTGTTTATTTCGACAGCGCTGACACTGCTGCCCAAAATATTTCTCAGCCTGCTTACTGCATCAGCTACAGCTTCGTCTTCTGTTGCAAATGTGCTGCCATATCCGACAATCGATGGAACGAGAATCCTATAGCTGAACAAAGTTTCATTTAAGATATAGCAGATGGGACAGACATCTGACAGGCTTATTGCATTCGTTCCATTAAACAGGTAATTCGGATCAATGTAAAGCGAAGATGGCGTTGCGCCAGGCATTGGCGTCTTGAAAATCTGATGGCCATTGACTATTGCAGTCAAATTGCTGCTTTCAAGCTCGACCAGGCTGAGGGAGGCATCAACCACGCTGTCGCCGTCAAAATATTTCTGGTACAAAACATTTGTGCTTTTTTGCGTCATAAACTTCTCAGCAACCAGCAGATCTATCTTGCCGTACTGCAGCTTTTGGTCATTCAGGTCATAGCTGTATTCAACATAAGATGACTGGCTTGGGTCATTTTGCGGATCAGAGTAAAGCACTGTGCTGTCATCGCCCCAGAAATCATTGTCCGGGAAACAATTTAAATAAACAGCAATTGTGTTTGTTCCGTAGCTTAAGTTGTTCGTTATGTCATATGTTTTTTCAAAATCGCAGTTATTGTTTGTATTGCATGGCGGGTCTGTAAGATCAAGCGTCTTGTTGTTTACATAAATTTGTATGTTGTCTTTGTTTGCTTTGTTGTAGATGCTTTTTCCGTGGATGTAAAGCGTTGCGCTCCTGAAGCCCATATACTCTGGCTTCAGCAGGGGCATTATCGCCCATGCGCAGCTTTCCGGCTGTCCATGAGCCTGGCTTTCTATATTGTCAAAATAAGCTTTTTTTGTTACCTCTTTGCTCACGCTTCCAATGTAATCTGTCTGATATTTCACAATAAGATGTGTTCCGGGATGAAGATGAGTGTGCCATGCTGCCTGCGCATCCAATGTTATTCTTATTTCATTCCATCCGCTTTCAAGGCAGCTTAATGGAATTTCTTTCATGCCGAAAAACATATGCGTATCAGGAGTTGTTCCGGCATCCTGGTAATCAAGCTGAATAAAATCATCCTTGCTGTATTCACAGCCATTAACCTTGACATTGTTTTGGTTTGACTGGCTTGTTCCGTAATGCATTGACCAGTAGAAAGTTGCATTTTTTATATTGGTTGAATTCAGGTAAATCTTTTTTGTTATGAAAACCTTGTCTGTGGAATGCGCGCTTCCCTCTGGCTCAAATGCAAAGACTTCAGTGACGTTCTTTCTCACTTTTGCAGCATTTGCTCTTGCATTATACCCTTTTATTGCAACATTTTTTGCAATCCCGGAAATTATCTTCTTCGCGCTTACCAGGCTGATGCTGTAATTTGCTGTTCTGTCATAGATCTTCTCTCCGCCTATATAAAGCGCATATCCTGTGTTATTCTCAATAAAGCTGTCAATGATGTTTTTTGTCAGGTTTGCGGCTTTGCCGCTCTTGTTTGCAGACCAAAGCTCGCCGATCTGCTCAACAATGCTGCTGTTGAGGTCGCTCACATCATTGCTCGCAATTAAGCTCTTTACATAAGTATTGTTGTCCTTGATTTCGTAAATCTTCAATTCAGACAAAGCGTTCAGCAGGTCATACGGCAGATATTCAGCAGAGCTTTTCGGAATATCGCGGATGTAAAAAGATGATGATATTATTATGCCAAGGATAATTATGCTTGAACATATCACGGCATCTATTGTGAAAAAAATACCTTTCTTTTTTAATTCCATGAATAAACCACCATTTTCAATAAGCTCGAATTGTAAAGCACAATCCTTTCAACCTTTGCAATATTTTTTGCCATTGTATTGCTCATATTTACCAGGCATTTTGCATTTCCAACAACCCACGGCCCGGTTATATTCACAACTTCAATAGTAACTTGCGGGCTGCCGATTCCGCATGTTTCATTAAGCCTCGGCACATTGCCGTACTTGTCCTCAAAAAAAACAAAGTAATCGCTACTTATTCCAAGAAGAAATTTTGACCTGCTGTAATCCAGCGCGGCAAATGAATCTATCTTGCTCTGCTTCAGCCTGTAATTTCCGTCTGTAATCCCTATTCTGTTGACATCGAATGTGCTCCAGTTTGCAGGATATCCTTCCTCTATCAGGGAGGATGAAATTGCCTTGGCATCGAGCAGCAGGTCCTTTATCGCATTTTTATTCTCAACAGATATGCTGCTTGCATACTGATAGTAGATGATCATTGTTATTGCAAAAAGGGCGATAGCTATCATGAAATCCCCATACCATGTTTGCGCTTTTTTATTATTCATCTTTAATTTATTTGTACAATGCCGCCGATTTTTTTTATTGTATTATTCCCTTTGGCCAAAGTTCCGTTTGCATCAGGAAGCTGAAGCACATAGTCATAATTAGCGGATTGCGCAATAAGCGTTCTTCCTGTTATTGAAAGAGTATAGTCTGCTATCTCAAGCCTTTCTGGAATGTTAAATGTTCTCATATAGCCGTCATTGACAATAGAAGCCAGCACAATCTCATTCTGGACCTTATATGCGACATCCTTCAACAAGATAAACTCCTTCTCTGTATTGAATTCCTTCATCTTTTCTATTGAAGAAACAAGGAAAATCAGCAGGATGATAAATCCAATGCCTACAAAAACAATGAACTCCGCTGCCACCTGGGCTTTTATGTTCCAACCCATACATAATCCCCCCTCGCTTCAACAACAATGAATTTTATTCCCTGGCTGTTGTCTATGCTGCCCATCATGTTTGTGGCTGCAACTGATGTTATATCTGTCATGCCATTGGCAGTCGCAACCTTGAATCTTATCTCTCTTCCGCTGAAGCTTATCTCTTTGACATTTTCAGGCATATAGAGCTTCAATGTCATCTTTGACGGTTCGCCCATATAATAAACAGAGTCAGCAGCATCAGTTATCTTTTTTGCGATCTGGTCAGCTTCGCTAGTTGTGATCTGGTCTTTTGTGGAAGCGCCCTGCTTGTAGAAGATTACAATGAGAGGGATCAGAACAAGCGCAACAAAGCCAATGATTATCATATACTCTGTGCTGGCCTGTCCTCTTTTTTTCATAAAACACCTCTGTTAACAATGTCATTACCATTTTTAATAAAGCTTTCGGTTTTGTAAAGTGAAATTTTAGACCTCATAGCCGCACGCCACCACATTGGCTCTGACGGTCAAATCTCGCTTTGCTCGATTTGTCCTACTCGCCACCCCGTAAGGGACAACCCCCGGCTCGTCAGCGCCGACGTGGCGTGCGGCGAGACAGAGAATCTGCTTTCGGTTTTTAATGAGATCGAACATTAAGTCTGGCGGTGTTATTCGCAGAAATGATGTTCCTGAATAATAAATTGCCAACAGCTAAGAGGGAAAAGCACAGGTATATGAGCTTTAAGCTGTGATCCTTAAATAGTAATCTTTAAGCTTTTATCTGTAAGGCATCACATCCCATCATTGTCCATTTTTGTATGGTGTTTGTGTACAGCATTTACCCTATACGCAAATCACAGATTTGGCATAAGACAAATCCTGCACGCCCATGCTTACCCTCAAAACTGCCGGCAATCTTACCTATCTGAGATAGATAAGCTTAATCGCGTAATTGAGTTGTCCAGTTTGTCATCTGTATTTTATTATCAAGCTGTACTTTTTCAATCTCTAATTTCTCCATTTCATCCTCTATTTCAAGCTCATCGAGCTGAGCTGTCATTTCTTTCTCATCTTTGTCTCTGAAGATATAGCTTCTTCTTTTCTCAAATAAAGAGCTTAAATGAGCCAGTTTGCTCCGTATATCATTAACTTTAACTATTGCTTCAGCCAATGTTATCTTTTCTCCATTAACTGCTGTATCCAGGTTGGTTTTTTGCACCTTAATCTTTAGCTTCCTGATTTCTTCAATTTTGTCGTCGATTTCTACAGACAGCTTCTTTGGGTCAAACTTCGTTTTGTCAAAAACCACCATTCATAGGCTGGTGAAGTGTTGCTTCGTTTCACCGCATCAGGTGGTTTTTGAGCATGCTCAGAATTTTCATGATTCATACAAAAGAAGCAAAGCTTGCCACCAATCACAGACTAGATGGAAAATTCCGACATTTTGCCCTCTTCCGCATAGATGTTTTCTTTTCTCAGCAATATTAGTCTTGCTAATTTGCTTTTTTCTTTCTTTAATTTGCTTAATGCTTCTCCAAGTTTCATGTTATCAGCCTCTCTTAATTTACATTTTGTTATAAACAACTTACTTAAATAAATGGTACGTATGTTTTGGTGGGTGTAAAAACATGCCCGCAACATTTAAATATTAGTTATGTTTTATAGTGTATATTAGTGCGGGCGTGTCGGGATTGCCAGCCCCTGATATTAAAAGGGCTTTTGAACCCGAATCTATCCGTGAGTCAGACAGATGCTCTTTCCAAACTAAGCTACACGCCCTTTACACTTCTCTTTTTGGTCTAAATAGATTAATATGGCCGGTCGGTTATCTTTATCTTTAGCCAAATAACAGTACAATGCCTGGCCTTTTTCCAAACCACATCCAATCGCAACTAACTTGTTGATAGAAATACTCAAAGTAGCTCTTTTTTGGGTTATCTTGCTTTTCCAGCCTATGTTTTGGAAAGTTATTTTCATTTTCAATTATGTCAAGAACCACCCGTCAAAGACGGGTGGAATGTTGCTACGATTCACCGCATCAGGTGGTTCTTGATCATGCTCAAAAATTTCCATAAGCGAAAAAAGTTGGCTTTCAGCCACCAGTTAAAAACGGGTGGAAAATTTTTGACATATTTACGGCGCCGAGGGAGGGATTTTCAGCAACCCCTACAGTTAGCATTTGAACCCTCATAGCGTTGTGGGTTAACGCTAACTGGATCATAAGTCCAGCGTCTTAAGCCAGACTCGACCACCTCGGCTTTACCGATAATTTTATATATTAGTTGAACAATACTTTCTTTGTGGGTTAACGCTAATTGTTTTGAGTCTAGTGTCTTTGGCCATTCTCGGCCATTTTACTCTTTGTTTTTTATATGTCGTGCAGTAATTTATTAATTACCATAGTTGGTAACCAATATAGAGAACAATAAATATGTCAAAAACCACCCATCATAGACGGGTGGCATGTTGCTGCCATTTGTAGCATTAGGTGGTTTTTGAGCATGCTCAGAAATATACCATAATCACAAAAGAGATTTGGACTTCGTCTATCAGTCAATCATAGACTGATGGTATATTTCTGACATATAAATCTTTCGGTTCTTAATGATGGTTATGGAAATGCACCCGGCAAAAAGAGAAAAAATAATACACCGTAGGATTATTGAGTTTCTTAAAAATAACCCTAAGGGTTTGACTATGACTCATATAGTTAGGGGTACGAAGTTTTCTAGAAAGGCTATTGAGAAGCATTTGGAGATGCTGATTCTTGAGAACGAGATTTATATGAAGCAATTTGGAGTTACAAAAGTTTATTACCCCAACCACAGAATCCGGCACCTTGATTTTGAAAAGCTGGATTATAACAACAGGACAATATGGTTTGATATTTTAGAGAATGAATTTGGGAGGTATCTTTTGATACAGAAAAATAAAAAAGTTGAAAATGAATGGGTTCATGAGCATTCCATCACCATACCTTTAGAGCAGAGCGAGGAATTCCTGAAAGTTTTGGGCAGGATACTGCATTCGCAGAGAATGGAGAGGCTGATTAATAAATAAAATTATTTTCTATCGAAAACCACCAGTCATATGTTTAAATTGTGTTTTTAACTAATAACTATTGCAGAATAGAAATTTATATAAATTAGGATCGATTTAAGCAGAATATAATGCATATCGGGGTGGTCTGGTGAGAAAAACAATAGTTTCTTTAGCTTTATTAGTGCTGATTATGTTGAATGTTAGTTTTATTTTGGCTGATGACTGGCCCACATTCGGGCATGACAGCGCAAGAAACAGCTGGGCAGTTTCTTTTGCTCCGGATTATGATCTTTACAGCGCAGTTGGGCTGACAGACAGCATTGCGCTTACAGCAGGTGATTATGTTGAGTCAACTCCGGTTATAAAGAACAATGTGATGTATGTTGTTGCAGGGCAGCTTGATGCCAATAATATTTTTACAACAGGAACGCTTTATGCATTCAGCCTTGCAACAAATGCCAAGATATGGTCTGTTGATTTTAATTTGAGCAGCCCTAAAGCCACCCCTACAGTAAGTGATGACGGCCTGACAATATGCCATGGCGGAGGCAATATATTTTATTGCAGAAACACATTAGACGGAACAGTGATTTGGATCCAACCAGACAAATTGGGCGGCTCGTTTGAATTCTCACCTGTTATCAGCAATGGAAGAGTTTGGGCAACAACAAGAGGCAGGCCGAGCATGATTTATGCTTTCGACATCAACAATGGAGATATACTATTAAGCAAGACTGCTTGCACTGTTTGCGGTGATGCGATGTATAGCCCGGCTTTGTCAGGAGGAACGCTTTATTTTAGCGGAGAGAGCATATCTCAGTCATCAAGCGGCGCAGTTGCAGCCTTAGACGAGACTGCAATAACAGGATCTGACTTCAAGTGGGTTTATTCGCTTCCATCAGGAATGAACATAAGAAATACGCCTTCTGTTCACAATGACAAAGTTTTCATAGGAGCTGAAAATCCATATGGCATAAACGGAAAAGGCTATTTGCTTGCTTTGAGCACGAAGGATGGCAGCCTTTTATGGAAGACAGATCTTCCTATTATTGGCCAGCATTTCATCAATAGCATGCCTTCTGTTTACGCCAATAAAGTAATAATTGCATCGAGAGACGAGTCCAATAATAACCACTATGTGTTTGCGTTCAACGAGTCATCGGGAGAAGTATTATGGCAGTCTGAAGGCATAGCATCCGGCATCGGAGGCCCTGTTTCTATTGCCGACAGCAAGGTGTTTGTCAGCGGAGCTGATTCAGGTAAAATCAATGTTTTCAGCACACTGAATGGAAAATTATTATGGAGTGATACGGCATCAGGAGATGTTTATTCCACCCCTTCGATTGTAAATGGCATTGTTTATACAGGCACAACATCAGTTGGAGGCACAAATGTCATTGGGTTGTTAAAATCAGACACAACATACGAAGGCAGCATTACGCTTAATTCAGGCGCTGTAACAACAATAGATGCAAGCGCAAATTCTGATGTTATAGTGGAAATAACTCCGAATTCACAATTGCTGAAAAGCGTATCAGGCAATATCAATATTTCAGAGTTTTTGCAGCAGACAGATCTGGCAGTTGGAGTGTCGCAGCTGAACAAGTACGTTGAAATAAAAGCGGATACTGCAATATTGCTGGCTATGGCCAATGCAACCATAAAAATATATTATACAGATGATGAGCTTGCAGCTGCAAGCATCGATGAGAGCAGCTTAAAGTTATATTCTGTTGCCACTAACGGCAGCTTAACTGAATCAAAGGATACCGGCGTGGATAAAGTGAATAATTTTGTTTATGGCACAACAACGAGCTTCAGCTCATATGGCACAGCAGGAACTGTAAAGGATTATGATAATGACGGAATAGCAGATTCCAATGATAACTGCGTTAGCGCAAGTAATGCTGGTCAATCAGACTCAGACCAGGAGGGTGTAGGAGATGCATGCGACAACTGCCCTGGTGCTGCCAATCTAGACCAAAGAGATACTGATGATGATAAACTGGGAAATGCTTGCGATGATGATGACGATAATGATCGTGTTCCGGATATTGATCGTGTTACAAATATCTCTGATAACTGTAGGATTGTGGCAAATGTAAACCAATCAGATGTTGATGGCGATGGAATTGGTGATGTATGCGACAACTGCATTGCTATTGCTAATGCAGACCAGTCAGATACAGACAAAGATGGACATGGAAACGCCTGCGATATCTGCAAGACAATAATCGGAGGTTATGCTGATGCAAGCAGCAATATCAAGGATATGATAACTGCAATAGATAACGCTATAATGGCCAAAGGAACAAAGAATACGCTTACAGCGAAGCTTGACGGAGCAGTTTCAGCATTAGGTAGAGACCAGATTACTAATGCGATAAGAAAGCTAGACTCATTTAGCGATACGATTTTTAGACTTTCAAATCAGGGAA from Candidatus Woesearchaeota archaeon encodes the following:
- a CDS encoding PQQ-binding-like beta-propeller repeat protein translates to MRKTIVSLALLVLIMLNVSFILADDWPTFGHDSARNSWAVSFAPDYDLYSAVGLTDSIALTAGDYVESTPVIKNNVMYVVAGQLDANNIFTTGTLYAFSLATNAKIWSVDFNLSSPKATPTVSDDGLTICHGGGNIFYCRNTLDGTVIWIQPDKLGGSFEFSPVISNGRVWATTRGRPSMIYAFDINNGDILLSKTACTVCGDAMYSPALSGGTLYFSGESISQSSSGAVAALDETAITGSDFKWVYSLPSGMNIRNTPSVHNDKVFIGAENPYGINGKGYLLALSTKDGSLLWKTDLPIIGQHFINSMPSVYANKVIIASRDESNNNHYVFAFNESSGEVLWQSEGIASGIGGPVSIADSKVFVSGADSGKINVFSTLNGKLLWSDTASGDVYSTPSIVNGIVYTGTTSVGGTNVIGLLKSDTTYEGSITLNSGAVTTIDASANSDVIVEITPNSQLLKSVSGNINISEFLQQTDLAVGVSQLNKYVEIKADTAILLAMANATIKIYYTDDELAAASIDESSLKLYSVATNGSLTESKDTGVDKVNNFVYGTTTSFSSYGTAGTVKDYDNDGIADSNDNCVSASNAGQSDSDQEGVGDACDNCPGAANLDQRDTDDDKLGNACDDDDDNDRVPDIDRVTNISDNCRIVANVNQSDVDGDGIGDVCDNCIAIANADQSDTDKDGHGNACDICKTIIGGYADASSNIKDMITAIDNAIMAKGTKNTLTAKLDGAVSALGRDQITNAIRKLDSFSDTIFRLSNQGKLGSGSESNEGAYTDLFRCTDAIKGQLLT